In Candidatus Sulfotelmatobacter sp., a genomic segment contains:
- a CDS encoding type II toxin-antitoxin system VapC family toxin — protein sequence MDAVLLDTDVFSYLMKSNDTRAEAYRPHVRGKTVAISFITVGELYYGAEKKKWSGKTLRNLQERMKAVVTVPYDAELCRTFGRVKASLPKGLVVATNDLWIASSAIRHGIPLISNNRKHFEKIPALILISETPTKTTPVPTTGNLFKPLDSGTPPATK from the coding sequence ATGGATGCCGTTCTTTTAGATACCGACGTTTTCTCGTACTTGATGAAGTCAAACGACACTCGGGCGGAGGCCTATCGACCACACGTGAGGGGGAAAACTGTGGCGATCTCTTTCATCACGGTCGGTGAGCTTTATTACGGAGCAGAAAAGAAGAAATGGTCGGGCAAGACATTGCGGAACTTGCAGGAAAGAATGAAAGCCGTAGTTACCGTTCCCTATGATGCCGAACTATGTCGTACCTTCGGAAGAGTCAAAGCGTCTCTGCCAAAGGGGCTAGTTGTGGCGACGAACGATCTCTGGATCGCTTCCAGTGCGATCCGGCACGGAATTCCGCTCATTTCAAATAACCGGAAACATTTCGAGAAGATCCCGGCGCTGATTTTGATTAGCGAGACCCCTACGAAAACAACTCCCGTGCCTACAACAGGTAATCTATTCAAACCATTAGACAGCGGGACCCCGCCAGCAACAAAATGA